The genomic stretch CAGTGGGGGATCCAGGATTCGTAAACGGAGATAGTGATGCAGGCAGAGAGAATAGCTAGCCTATATTACCTGCTAGCTGAGGTCTAGGTGCCACTCAAGGCAGAAATCAACTCAGTGTCTGAGGGCTGGGAGTTATGGCATAAAAGATTGGGCCATCCAGCTGAGAGAAGTATCAGAGAATTAGTGAAATCTGGGGTCATGAATGGTCAGCTGGAGGTGGAGCATCTCAGATGTGAGCAATGTATGCTTGGGAAATCTAAAAAGCTCACTTATCCAAAGGGCAAGCACACATCAGCCAAGCCGTTGGACTATGCCCACTCTGATTTGTGGGGACCTGCCCAGGTTAATTCTATAGGTGGTGGCAGATACTATATGAGcatcatagatgattactcAAGAAAGATCTGGATTTATATACTGAAGGAGAAGTCACAAGCATTCAGTAAATTCAGAGACTGGTGCACTGAAATTGAGCTTGAGAAAGGGGCAGTGCTGAAGTGTCTACGCACTGATAATGGCTTGGAGTATCTGTCAAGggagtttgatgagttttgtaGGAGCAAAGGGATAAAAAGGCACAGAACAGTCCCACTCaaccctcagcaaaatggtgtggcAGAGAGGGCCAATAGAACATCATTGAAAGGGTGAAGTGCATGCTTCTGTCAGCGGGTATGGGAATGAAGTTCTGGGCAGAGGCTGCCTCTACAGCTGTGAAAATGATGAATAAATGTCCATCTTTAAGCATCAATGGTGATACACCGGATTTTaggtggtatggagctcatggaGATTACTCTGGACTGAGAGTTTTTGGCTGCAAAGCTTTTGCTCACATCAAGCAAGGGAAATTGGAAGCAAGAGCTCAGAGATGTGTGATGCTTGGATATCAATCTGGGGTAAAGGGTTACAGGTTATGGTGTATAGAACCTGGGAATTCCAAGATTGTGATCTCCAGAAATGTGGTTTTCTGGGATGAGCAGATGTCATTTCTTAAAGAGTCTCCAAAGACTGATCAGACTGATAAGATTGctgagtttgaggtggagatTGAGGGTGTGGGGGCTGATGATGCTAATCCTGTTTCTGCTCAAAGTTCAGGAAGTACCAACACAGATCAACAGGTTGAAGAACCAGAGAATCTAGAAAACTATCAGCTTGCTAGAGATAGAGTAAGAAGGCAAAATGTCAAACCACCTTCAAGATATGCAGATGCTGAGATGTTGTTTTATGCTCTGTGTGTGGCTGAGGAGGTGGAGTATTCTGAGCCAGCCAACTACAAAGAAGCTATTGAGAGCAAGGAAGCAGACAGATGGATGCTTGCTATGATAGAGGAGATAGAGTCTCTCCTTAAAAATGGAACTTGGATACTGGTTGAGAAGGTCCCAGGCAGAAAGATTGTGAGTTGTAGATGGATCTTTAAGAAGAAAATAGAGTCAATTGATGGAGAGCATATCAGATTCAAAGCAAGGTTAGTTGCTAGAGGATTTACTCAAGAGCATGAGGTAGATTTCAATGAAGTATTCAGTCCCGTTGTGAAACACACTTCCATAAGGATACTGCTTGTTGTGATTGCCAAGAGGGATTGGGAGTTAGAGCAACTAGATGTTAAAACGGCCTTCCTACATGGTGAGCTGGAGGAAACTATATATATGACACAGCCCGAGGGGTTTGTCAATCCAGGAGAAGAATGAAAGGTTTGTTACTCAAAATAAGTCTTTATGGGCTGAAGCAAGCAAGTAGACAGTGGCATAGGCGTTTTGATGATCATGTGCTGAGCTGTGGTGTTGTGAAGTCACTCTATGATGAGTGTGTGTATATCAAGAGGAGAGATGGTGTTGTATGTGGACGATATGCTGCTGGCAGGATCTTGCAAAGATGAAATCAAATCAGTAAAAGATGACTTGAAGGCTgcttttgagatgaaagatcttggcCCAGCCAAGAGGATTCTGGGCATGAACTTGATCAAAGACAGAAGAAGGAAGTTGATATGGCTCTCACAACATGATTATGTATCAAGATTGCTACAGAGGTTCAACATGAGCAATGTTAAGGAAGCAGCAACTCCACTAGCCCAGCACTTCAAGCTATCTAAAGATCAGAGGCCTAAAACAGAAGCTGAAGCTGCAGAAATGCAAAAATTACCATATGCTAACATCATTGGAGGAATAATGTGTGCTATGATCTCGACGAGGCCGGATGTGGCTCAAGCTGTAAGTGTGACCAGTAGATACATGTCCAATCATGGAAGGGAGCATTGGTGTGTATTGAAATGGCTGATGAGATACTTGAAGGGAGCTGGGGACTTTAGCATTCTGTTCAGAGGAGATGATGAATATAAGGGAGATGTTATAGTTGGCTTTTGTGACTCTGACTTTGCAGGGAATCTTGATAATAAAAGGTAGCAATCCGGGTACATCTTCACTATGTTTGGAGCAGCTATTAGCTGGAAATCAAGTCTCCAAAGTGTAGTAGCTTTGTCGACTACTGAAGCTGAATTCATGGCGCTGACTGCAGCAGTGAAGGAAAGCTACTGGATAAAGGGGATTACAGGAGATTTTGGTTGTGAAGTGGATGCTATCTCAATCTGCTGTGATAACAACAGTGCGATTTGCTTGGCAAAACACAAGGTATATCATGAAAGGAGCAAACATATAGACGTCCGTTTACACTTCATCAGAGAAGGGATAGAGAAAGGAAATGTGAGGGTGTTCAAGGTGCACACGGATGACAATCTCGCCGATATGTTAACAAAGCCTCTACCGAGAGAAAAGTTTGATCTATGCAAGAAGTTGGTGAGTGTTTGCAGGCTGAAGTCTGAGTAAGCTTTGATCAATCAAGGTGGAGGATTGTTGTATGCGTGATTGATCGTCGAGTTACTGAGCTTGATTGAGCTCACGAGCTGGAAATGGAATGAAGAAGCCATCGAGGTTCAGCAGCCGTCGGATCTCTTTAGGATTAGTTAGTTCTAATCTTGGCCGTTGATTGTACTAGCCGTTAAATTCAATATAAAGGCTATTAGTTAGTTAGTTTTCATTCATTCTTTCTCATTGTGGTATACAGCTCGATTCAAGAGTGATTCAATAGATTTCCATTTTTCTCTCAAATCAAAGTTCTTCAATTCTTAGTTTCAGAATCAGTTTCATAACAAATATGAAAATCTTTCATGAGGTTAAAACGAGAAAAAGAGTTTTTGTGTAACAAAAATCATGTGCTACTAATATCTAAAACCCCGAAATTATGTCAAGTTGAGTACGACGTAGAAATTAATTACTGACCAAAATTATAAAAGGAAACCCATAACTAAGGAAAGTTAATACGGAGGGAGGAGTATTTCCTAACTGAAATTGGAGGATCACAGACAACATGTATAAATAAAGCATTGATTTGTAGAAACAATGAGCACGGATCCTGTGTACCATCGTCACACGCGTAACCAGAAACTCAATTCATCGCACTTTTTCCCCTCATTTCGAAATCAAATTCAACCTTTCGATTCCCTATCTGAAGAACTCGTCGTCTCAGACCGCGATCTTCCCCTCCCTTACTCGCGAAAGAGGCGGTCGAAACAGCCATCGGCGGTAACCTCCCCAGCTACGAGCATAGCTGCGTGAAGGATTTCGTCGGCCCGACGGGTATCGTGCCCAAGTACGTCGAATTGGATGTCGATTTCGAGGTATGGATCCTGTTCTGGTACGTTAGTGGGGACGACAGTCCCAGTGGCATGATTCCTGCGGCGGAGGAGAGCTGTTCAATCTGCTTGGAGGAGCTCGGCGCCGCACCGAGGATGCCCTGTTCGCATTTGTTTCACGGCGAGTGCATCAAAACATGGCTGCGGAAGAGTCATTGTTCCCCGCTTTGCCGCTTCCCCATGCCCATGGCCACAGACTATAGATTCATCCTGCTTTTTTTgtatacaaaatttaaaatatgtcaTTTATTTGTAGCAATTAACCATAGAATTCTTTATTTCAATCGAATTACAAGTGTTATGCTATTGTTTGCGTCAAAATATTAGTATCATTATTCGTCTCTTCGTACTATACTAAAAATTTGTTTCAATGTTTTATTGGCTAATTCGTTTAATCAATGATcaataaaagtaataaaaattataaataaataaaaaatatttactaaaattaattatttaaatttatgttatgttttgtttttgatttgaAAAACTTATTAATGAGTGCACTGAAATGGATTTTTAGGTTTCATTATGATTTTAGCTAGAACCATAAATTATCATATCATAATGCCATAAAGGGGGAAAACCAGAATACTAATAATTTCTTAAGAGTGAAAAATGTGGtgataaaacaaataattactGGACAACATCCCAAAACAGTTACATAGTCTAACCCTATCATTGCATTCCGCTTCAAACCAACAcagctatttttatttttttttcttctattcaaTAATTTGTCAGCCATCAATCTTCTCAGTAATCCATGCCACCCATTCCTCCCATGCCGCCGCCGCCCATTGGTGGTCCGGCCTTCTCCTCTGACGGTTGCTCCACCACAATGGCTTCCGTAGTTGTCATCAGCGAAGACACACTGCAAACACACCAGATCTCGTCATCAAACACAGGAGATACATTCACAAAcatagagagaaagagaaagaggcTTACCTAGCAGCATCAACAAGGGCAGTTCTAATGACCTTCAATGGATCAATAATTCCAGCCTTAACCATATCAACATATTCAGCTGTTGGCACAATTTACACACAGATTATTAGGCTTGTAAGCAGAGAACATTATACAATCTCTCTTAAAAAGCACGGTATTGTCAAGTAGCCAATACCTTTAGCTGCATCATATCCGAGGTCAGGAttttcggattccaacaatttgcCAACTACAACAGCACCCTCCACACCAGCGTTTGCTGCAATTGTGAAAACTGGTGTCTACATTTACAAACACTAGTATGTCAGCACAAGAGGTCAAGGTATCCAGTGGTATTACTATAATGGAGCATATATTATCAAATCAAACCTTCAAAGCATTTTGAATAATTTGGACACCAATCTTCTGGTCGAAGTTGGCTGTTGGCAGCTTCTCCAATTCTTTGGCTGCGTAGAGGAGAGCAACACCTCCACCTACAACATGATGACTATCTCAGATTCTCTTTCCTTCATTATTCAGCCAAATAATTGCAAAAACATCATTAAACATAAACCCTACCAGGCACAATCCCTTCCTCAACAGCTGCTTTCGTGGCATTAAGAGCATCAGTTACTCTATCTTTCTTCTCACCAACTTCTGCTTCACTTGCTCCTCCAATCTGAAGGAGAAAAAGATTTAATATTTAGTCATATTCATACCATTTTAAAAAGACTTTTTTAACACCTAAGATCATTCAAGAGAACAAAAAGGCGACCTTTAGCACAGCAACACCACCAGATAATTTGGCCAGCCTTTCTTGCAACTTCTCCTTGTCGTAATCAGAAGTGCTCAACTCAACTGCTGACCTGATCTGCATTGTGGAAGATTGTTGCGTAAACAGGGGtaacagaaaaataaaaaaatctaataaCAATGATGTTAATATTAGATCAAGAGTAGTGCCATCGGATTTAACACAAACCTGCTCACATCTTTCCTCAATGGACTTCTTCTCACCAGATCCATCAAGAATGACAGTATCATCCTTGGAGATGGTGACCTGTAAGACAAAAATGTGATCAGCTGAAACTTGTAAAATGGAAGCATTATATAATGACCTGAAATCAAGTGAAGCTGAACTAACCTTCTTGCACGAACCCAACATATCAAGCTCCACATCATCCAAGTTCATTCCAAGCTCCTCGGTTATGACCTGTGTACATGAATTTAATTACAAGAATGCAACACTAAAAAATATTGATGCATAAAAGAAGATTAGAGCGCGAGACATACTTGGCCACCGGTTAAAACAGCAAGATCCTGCAAGCCTGATTTCCTGTTCTCGCCGAACCCAGGTGCTTTGATTGCACAGACCTTGATTCCAGCACGGAGCTTGTTAAGGATAAGAGTGGCAAGTGCATCGCTTTCCACATCCTCAGCGACTATCAGAAGTGGCCTCTGCCTCTGTATAGGTATGACAATATAGACTTATTAGCTCAGCAACATTATACAGTTATATCAAATTTGAAGTTTAGGGATAAAATGAAAAACCAACCTTCAAAGCTAATTCTAGGACTTTAACAATGGCATTTATGCTAGAGATTTTCTTCTCGTGAATAAGGATAAGAGGATCATCCAATTCCTATCAACAGAAAGAGTATAATGTTAAATGATGTAAGATGGGAATATGAATTTCTTTCAAGCTAGCAGCCGATTATTTACATAAATCCTCCTACATGAATTATGAAACACCTACACATTTCTGAGTCTTCTGATTTGTGATAAAGTATGGGGAGATATAGCCTCTGTCCAGCTTCATACCCTCAACTACTTCCAACTCATTGAACAATGTCTTTCCATCCTACAACACAAAATAAGCCACCATATATGTTCAATAAGTATTTCTACATGGATACAGTACACAAACAATAAGCATGGGAAATCAGCGCTCAATAAAAAGGCAAAATAGTAAAAGGCAGAATATGAATTCTTTCTCTATCAATACCATCCATTAGTCTTATTCATTAAAGAACTCATAAGTAATTAGGAAGTATGTAAAGTTAATTGGAAGGTCACAATCCAAAAGATAAATTAACAATTCCACACAGTGTGCTAATCTCTATAGCATTCTACAAATTAATAAACAATAGTGTAAATAATAGAGCACATACTTGAATTGTGATCACACCCTCTTTTCCAACTTTTTCCATAGCCTTTGCAATCAGCTCACCGATTTCCCTTTCTCCATTAGCAGAAATAGTTCCAACCTACAAGAGGTGCAACCAAACTGTAAGTCTTGCAAGCAAAATAGCAGAAATTGTGCACAAACATAACACTATTCAACTCCTCCGCCTTTTCATCACTTATTGCACTTTTCACTGCTAAACTAAGCTTACCAAAATACTCATTATGGACACTAATCAAGACTAAGTTAGTAAACAAAAGTACCTGAGCAATCTCCTCCGATGTGCTAATCATCCTTGCTCTGCTTTTCAAGTTTGTAACGACAGCATCAACAGCCATGGTGATCCCGCGTCTTAGATCCATGGCATTCATGCCAGCTGCCACTGACTTGCAGCCTTCGGTGAATATTGCACGAGTAAGGACAGTAGCACAGGTTGTAcctaaaaaacaaaatacacacaatttgGTAAGACGCACCAATAAACAAAATGCAGCTGATAGCCTGATACATGAACAACGAACAGGGAAAAAAGAGGCACAAACTCACCATCACCAGCAACATCATTAGTAGCATTTGCCACCTGTTTAACAAGGCTAGCACCAATATTCTTAACTTTGTCCTTGAATTCAATGCTCTTCGCAACAGTGACACCGTCCTTCGTCACTTTCGGCGCACCCCAACTCTGCTCAATAACTACATTACGCCCCTGCACCACACAACCCCACATTAAGCTTTCCAGAAATGAATCAATAAACCCATTCTCGAAATATTGCacgaaaaataaatagaaaacagATCCAACAAGTCTAACAAAACAGTTCTGCAGCTAGCAATAAACTACACAACACACGATCTGCAACCACCTATTATGCCTTGTTTCCATGTTCGCTTATAAATTACTAAAAGGAGAGTAACCAAATTGCAACACAAGGTATACCTTAGGACCCATGGTGACTTTAACAGCATCAGCAAGCTCTTCAACACCCTTAAGCATCAAAGCCCTAGCCTCCACTCCAAATCTAATATCTTTAGCAGCATAATTTCTGCTCCATCCCAATCTACCCCCAATCTGCACAGCACCAACAACGATAAATCAATTATACAGCTCAAAGCAAATCATGTTTTATACATGTATATCtgaaagggaaaaaaaatacaaatcttGGTACCTGTTGGCTGCTGTTCCTCGCAACACTgcacaattaaaacaaaaaaacatggGTTTTAACAATCTAGTCACACtttgtcaaaaataaaaacagtaAGAGGAAAACATGAATGCAGAGATGGTTCTTGATCGGTTAATTACCTGGCTTTGGAGGCGAGATTTGCTGCAAAACGATACATGTTTTGACCCAGTGAGTAGAGCAACACAAACAAAATGAATTGTTGAGTTGAGAGAGATATTGTGGAATGAGAGGAAGAGATTCAAGCGAGCGAGGGATGGGGAAGCTGGTGCGTATTTAGTGcgttttaaataaaatagaataatctAGAAGATACAGTAAGCTTGAAACTAGGGTTTATGCG from Salvia splendens isolate huo1 chromosome 4, SspV2, whole genome shotgun sequence encodes the following:
- the LOC121801276 gene encoding chaperonin CPN60-2, mitochondrial-like, with amino-acid sequence MYRFAANLASKASVARNSSQQIGGRLGWSRNYAAKDIRFGVEARALMLKGVEELADAVKVTMGPKGRNVVIEQSWGAPKVTKDGVTVAKSIEFKDKVKNIGASLVKQVANATNDVAGDGTTCATVLTRAIFTEGCKSVAAGMNAMDLRRGITMAVDAVVTNLKSRARMISTSEEIAQVGTISANGEREIGELIAKAMEKVGKEGVITIQDGKTLFNELEVVEGMKLDRGYISPYFITNQKTQKCELDDPLILIHEKKISSINAIVKVLELALKRQRPLLIVAEDVESDALATLILNKLRAGIKVCAIKAPGFGENRKSGLQDLAVLTGGQVITEELGMNLDDVELDMLGSCKKVTISKDDTVILDGSGEKKSIEERCEQIRSAVELSTSDYDKEKLQERLAKLSGGVAVLKIGGASEAEVGEKKDRVTDALNATKAAVEEGIVPGGGVALLYAAKELEKLPTANFDQKIGVQIIQNALKTPVFTIAANAGVEGAVVVGKLLESENPDLGYDAAKAEYVDMVKAGIIDPLKVIRTALVDAASVSSLMTTTEAIVVEQPSEEKAGPPMGGGGMGGMGGMDY